The Nonlabens sp. Hel1_33_55 genome contains the following window.
AAAATCAATTGAAGATTTTCTTGAACTGCGCAAGCAACTACGTTCCTACATCAAAACTGCCCAAACCGATATCATTTCAAAAGGCAAGAAGCTACTCGACTATTATACTTCAAATGGCTTGACTCAAAACGATTTCTCAGGAAAATCTCGTGGGATTTATGGCTGGATTCAAAAGATAGGAACGGGCAATATCCCAGCAAATGGCCAACAAAAATATCTAGAAAAAGCCCTTACAGATTCCATTGCAGGATCGACCAGTGCCGGCAACCAATCAACTATAGATGCCGTTCAAAGTGACCTTGTAGACTTGATTCAGACATTTCAAGAGAACTCTGGAACCATCGCGCTTCATCAAAATGCTCTTTCTTCCATAACCGCATTATCACTACTTAATGAATTAATGCATGAGGTGGACAACATCAAACAGGACGAGCAGATCGTTCCCATCTATGAATTCAATGGGATTCTTTCCAAACAGATCAAGGATCAACCAGCACCGTTTATTTATGAGCGGTTGGGTGAACGATACCGTCATTATTTTATAGATGAGTTTCAGGATACCAGCAAGATGCAATGGGAAAACTTGATGCCATTGATTGAGAATCCGTTGGTGCAGATGCGGGATGATGGAACTAAAGGTAGTTTGATGCTGGTAGGCGATGCTAAACAATCCATTTATCGCTGGCGCGGCGGTGATGCAGATCAGTTTTTGGGGATTTTAGGAAGTGGTCAATTGTTCCTTCAAGAAAAACAAAACGAGACCCTGGATACCAACTGGCGCAGTTTTGACACGATTATCAAGTTCAACAATGAGCTTTTCAAACATTACGGCAGCTATTTGAACAGTGATTTATATAAAGAACTATACGAGAACTTCCTGCATCAGGAATCCACCGATAAAACAGGTGGTTATGTCCAGATCGACTTTTTGGATAGTGATGAAAACGAAAATTTAGAGGCCGATCTTGAACTAAATAGCGTCTATCCTATTCACGTCAAGCGCCAGATTGATCAGGCGCTGACAAATGGTTTTGGGCCTAGCGAGATTTGTGTTTTAGTGCGTAAGAAAAAACAGGGCGATGAGATCGCGCGCTATCTGGTGCGTCAGGACATGAGTGTCGTGTCTGCAGACAGTTTGTTGGTCGCTGCATCGCCACGCGTGCAGTTGCTGGTGCAGTTTATGCACATGTGCATGTATACAGAGCAGCAACAGCCACGCTATGAGTTTTTGTTGCAATATGCTGTTCTCAAAAACCAACCGCTCATCCATCAATTCATTCAGTCACACTTGCAGTCTGACATTGATGTGTTGACTAGAGATCTTTTAAGCGGTGATGATGATGTGTATCTCGCTTTCGCGAAAGCGCCATTATTTCAAGCCACAGAAAAAGCAGCGGACGCATTGGGACTTTTTGAAGATCATGACATGAGGCTGCAGGCGTTTTTAGAACACGTATTTGAATTTGGAACTGGCTACGATAAAACAGCATCAGGATTTCTGGAATCGTGGGAAAACAAACAAACTGGCTTGAGCGTACCAGCCGCAGAGGATCCTAGCGCCATACAGATCATGACCATACACAAATCCAAAGGATTGGAATTTCCCGTGGTCATCGTTCCCTACTGTGATGTTTTATTAGAAGAAATGCGAGATGCAGCAGGATGGATGCCCATAAATGCTGAGAATTACTTAGGATTTGAACATTTATACATATCACTTAAAAAAGAGTGCTTGCTCTATCCAGAACCAGCGCCAGCGATGTACAATGAGCAGCTTGCCAAAGCGCAAATGGATCAGATCAACACCTTATATGTAGCATTTACAAGAGCCAAAGAACAGTTGTTTATAAGCTGTTTTGAGAATAAAAAGGAAAAAAATAATTACAGCAAAGTCCTCATGGAGTTTGTGGAAAATTCAAAATGGAGTTTAGAACAGAAAACAGAATACAAAACAAGTAATCATGGATCTCCAGCAAGAATTACAGAAGCTGAAGCAACTACAGCAAGTATCTTGATGGAGGATTATTTTGTTAGCGAACGAGTGGATCGTATTGATATTTCTACCAGAAAGGGAATGTTATGGGCCAGTGAAGCCATGGAAGCCATTGATGCGGGAACGCAATTGCACGATTACTTATCGATGATTCAAGATGTAAATGATCTTGATCGTGTTGAAAAGGCTATAGGTCTGGACAGGTCTCTGGATGATAATGAAGGAAAAAAACTATATGAAAAAATTCAAAGGATAGTAAGTGATTCAAAACTTGCTGAATATTATAAAGATGGTATTCAAGCAATTAATGAGCGAGCTATTCTTACTAGCGATGGCAGCAAATCCATTCCGGACAGACTGGTTTTTGATGATAAAAAGGTTACGGTGATTGACTACAAAACTGGAAACGAAAGTCCAAAACATAAAACTCAAGTAAATCGTTATGCAGATTTACTTTCATCAATGGGTTACAGCATTGAACATAAAATACTGATCTATACGGACGATCTGCACATCGTCAAGTGGAGCTAGAACCTACAGAGTTCTTACCTTTGAGAAAAAGAAGAAAACTATGTACGGAGCAATAGGAGATTATCTAAAAAAAGAACTTGAAGAAATCAAAGATGCAGGACTTTATAAAAAGGAACGCATTATTACATCACCACAAGATGCAGTCATCACATTAGATGATGGTAGTGAGGTGATTAACTTCTGTGCTAATAATTATTTAGGATTAAGCTCGCATCCTGAAGTTATTCAAGCCGCAAAAGATACGTTGGACTCTCATGGTTTTGGAATGAGTTCGGTTCGCTTTATATGTGGAACTCAAGACATCCATAAAGAATTGGAACAAAAACTCGCCGAATTCTATGGTATGGAAGACACCATACTATATGCGGCATGTTTTGATGCGAATGGTGGCGTTTTTGAACCGTTATTAGGTAAAGAGGATGCAATTATTTCTGATTCCTTAAATCATGCTTCTATCATTGATGGTGTTCGTTTGTGTAAAGCAATGCGTTACCGATATGCCAGCGCAGACATGGCAGATTTAGAGAAGCAGTTGCAAAAAGCCAATGACGACGGAGCCAGACATAAAGTGATTGTAACCGATGGTGTTTTCTCCATGGATGGAATTTTGGCACCATTAGACAAAATCTGTGATCTCGCAGATAAGTATGATGCATTAGTTATGGTAGATGAATGCCATGCCGCAGGATTTCTAGGCGACACTGGTCGCGGATCTTTAGAAGCAAAAGGTGTTTTAGGTAGAATAGATATCGTTACAGGAACTTTAGGAAAAGCATTAGGCGGCGCCATGGGCGGTTACACTTGTGCAAAGAAAGAAGTTATTGAAATATTGCGTCAGCGTTCAAGGCCTTACTTGTTTTCCAATTCCCTAGCGCCTTCGATTGTTGGCGCCTCGATAAAGGCGTTAGAATTGATAGATTCTAGTACAGACTTGATTGAGAAAGTACAGTCTAACACGGCATACTTTAAAAAAGGAATGAAAGAATTAGGCTTTGATTTTATTGATGGCGAGAGTGCTATTGTACCAGTCATGTTATATGAAGCAAAACTGTCTCAGCAGATGGCAGATATGCTTTTAGAAGAAGGAATTTATGTCATTGGATTCTTTTTTCCTGTTGTTCCAAAGGAAAAAGCAAGAATAAGAGTGCAATTAAGTGCGGCACATTCTCAAAAATATTTAGATAAAGCTATAAAAGCCTTTGAAAAAGTAGGGAAATCATTAGGAATTATCAAAAATTAACATTTAATTCAAGCTTGAATTGACGTATTAGGATAATTTTATTGTTTAAGCCTTGCAAATGTTTAAGAACCAATTAATTTTGCGACGTTGTAAATCTAAAAAACCCAACATGAAAAACTTTATTAAAATCTTTATTGCCAGTGCAGTTTTACTTTCTGCTTCATTGGTACAAGCACAAGACGAGACCAATCGATGGTCTGTTGCATTAGGAATTAACGCTATTGACTTTTATTCAATCGACGGTGGAGATGATAACCTTGGAGGATATTTCGAGGAACTTGTTGATGTAAGTGATTACAATATTTTACCTGCTCCATCAAGACTAGAGATAGGTTACTATGTAGGTGATGGAATTGTTGCTACCATCGCAGGTTCTGCTAACTCTATAGACAATGTTTATGAAATGGACGTTGAGGATTTATTTTACGTTAGCGTTGATGGAGGATTGAGATATAACTTAAGAGAAATCTATAACGGTAGCGATTTTTTCAATCCTTACTTAGGTATAGGTGGATCATATCAATTCATTGAAGACATTTCTTTTGGTACATTTAATGGAACTATAGGTTTCGACGTCAAAGTTGCTGAGAATATTTATTTTAATCTTCAGACTACTTACAAGCATCCTTTTGAGGATCAAAATGGTGTATTTGCAGCTGAAGGTCCAAGACACTTCCAACATGTTGCGGGTGTGAAATTTGTATGGGGAGCTGTTGATACTGATGGTGACGGAATTCCAGATAGTAAAGATGATTGTCCAGAGACTCCAGGTCTTGAGCAATTTAACGGTTGTCCAGATTCTGATGGTGATGGTATTAAAGACAGTGAAGACGAATGTCCTTACGTAGCAGGCCCAGCAGAAACCAATGGTTGTCCAGATTCTGACGGTGATACTGTTCTTGACAAAGATGACAAATGTCCAGAGACTCCAGGTCTTGTTGCTTTGATGGGTTGTCCTGATAGCGACGGTGACGGTATTGCAGATGGTGATGATGAGTGTCCTAATGAGGCTGGTCTAGCTAAATTCAATGGATGTCCTGATACTGACGGTGATGGTATTGCTGATAAAGATGATGAATGTCCAAATGAGGCTGGTGTAGCTGAATTAAACGGATGTCCTCGTCCTGCAGTTCCAACTGTACAAGAACAAGAGCAATTGAATGCTTATGCTAAAACAATATTGTTTGAATTGAACAAATCAGACATTCAAGCTCAATCAGCTCAAACTTTATCTGATATCATTGATATCTTGAAAAAATATCCAGAGTCTGAATTCTCTATCGATGGTCATACTGATAGTCAAGGTTCTGAAGCTTACAACCAAAAACTTTCTGAGGAAAGAGCTAACTCTGTACTTAGGTACTTAGTGAATGGTGGAATTGAAGCTAATAGATTATCTGCAGAAGGTTTTGGAGAATCTAAGCCTATCGCTACTAACAGCACTGCCGCAGGTAGACAACAAAACAGACGTACTGAAATCAACTTGAAAAAGTAATTGATTAACGTCTTTCTAAATAGAAACGTCATCCATACGGATGGCGTTTTTTTATGCCTTATTTTTAATAGTCTCAAACCATACCCATGCAGGAAACCTTTATCGGCAAAACACTTGATAGCCTTGTTTCTAAAGGATTTCATTTAGATGAGCTAAGCTATATCGTTCCTAGTAGAAGGGTTGGTGTTTTTCTAAATAAAGAAATATCACAGCGCTATAACAAGCCTATTCTAGCGCCTGTCACACTTAGTATAGAAGACTACATTCAAGAACTTTCTGGACTTCACATCCTGTCCGACCTTGATACCTTACCCTATTTCTACCAAGCATATTGTAATATTGAGCCCATTGAAAAGAGAGACAGTTTTGACGCTTTCATTGGTTGGGCACCTACAATTTTGAAGGATTTTAATGAGGTAGACCGGTATTTAGTCGACCCAGAGCAGTTTTTTGAATACTTGGGTAACTATAAAGCGTTAGATACAGATAGGCATTGGTCCCTAGAGGCCAATCCTACACAAATGGTTACCCAATATCTTGATTTTTGGAAGAAGCTTTTTCTTTATTATAAAGCGCTTCACAAGGTATTGGAACAAAATGAAGTTGCATATCAGGGAATGGCGTATCAAATCGCTTTCGCGAAAGCGAACTCATCGAAATCCATTTCAAAACCAAAAAATCCATTGGTATTTTTAGGCCTCAATGCACTGAATACCGCAGAGTCTAAAATCATCCAGCAATTATTGGAGAATGACGGCGCAGTGATTTATTGGGATACCGATAGCTACTTCTTAGAAAACTCCTACCACGAGGCGGGAAAGTTTATAAGAAATCATCAAGAGGAATGGAAATACTATCAAGATCGAAAAATCGATATTATAGGATCGGGTTACAGGCAAAGTAAATCCATAGAAATAATAAGTGCTACTGGAAATTTAGGCATGGTTCAAGCGGCACGCAAGTATCTTACTAAGATTAGTGAGGAAGATCTGCTGGATACCGCTGTAATTCTAGCAGATGAACAATTGCTTTTACCGCTGTTAAATGCCTTGCCGGATAACATTGATGCTTTCAATGTGACTATGGGATTGAGCTTGGACCAGTTACCTATCAGTTCCTTCTTCATGGATCTGTTTCAGTTACACAAGGAATCTACTGATGGTACTTTTTACTACAAGAATGTAACAAAACTACTAGAATCATCGATTGTCAACCTTATCGCTCCAGATGAATCAATAAAAGCGTTGCAACAGATAAGGGAACATAATCTTATTCAAATCAAACCTAATGATTTTACAGGTAGAACATTTCCTTTTTTAAATAGTGTTTTACTAAATATAAAGCAACCTAACGAAATCGTTGAACTCTCCAACAAACTACTAAAACAACTGAAAGATGTTCTTATAAAAAAACGGGATAGTCGTCTTGAACTAGAACAGTTGCTGGGAATGACAGAGGTCATCGACGAACTTTCTGATCTTATACGGGATAATTCAAGTATAAAAGATTTAAGGACTTTGGAATATCTACTCAGACAACTATTACCACTTAAAAAGCTAGATTTTATAGGCGAGCCTGTTCAGGGATTACAGATTATGGGTTTGCTGGAAACGAGAGCGCTGGATTTCAAGAACATACTTATGCTGTCTGTCAACGAAGGTACGCTACCGGCAGGAAAGTCATTTGGTTCGTACATACCTCATGAAATGAAAAGGGCTTTTGATTTGCCTACTTATACCGAGAAGGACAGCATTTACGCTTATCACTTTTATCGCCTATTACATCGTTGCGAGAACGCCACTTTTATATACAATGCCGAATCGGATACATTAGGTGGCGGCGAAAAAAGTCGTTTTCTTTTGCAGCTGGAACGCGATGAAAACATCCAGCACAAATTGACGCATACCAGTTATTACCACAAAATAAATGCCGTCACAAACGAATTGCTGGAGATCAAAAAAGAGCTCATCTACTTTGACCGATTAATAGAAATAGCCTCCAAAGGATTTTCACCATCTGCATTGACCAGTTATGTGCGCAATCCCATAGATTTCTTCTCCAGTAAAATCTTACGCATTTCAGATTTAGAAGATGTAGAAGAAGACATTGCTCTCAATACGATGGGATCCATTATTCACGAGGCGCTTGATAAATTATATCAGCCCTACCAGAATAAGATTCTGATAACAGAAGATTATAAAAAGATTGAAAGCCAGATAAAAACAGAACTGGATCTTGCGTACGCTAGCTGCTACACTTCTGCTTCAAACCCATTGGGAAAGAATAAGATCATTTACGAAGTCTCGCATCACTACATAAAGAAGATGATTGCCTTTGACAAAAAAACCGTACAGCAGTCAGATGAGTTTATTATCAAAAGCGTTGAGCAGGACCTATCAACTATTGTTAAAGTACCCAACATTGGCAATGTGAAATTTCACGGAAAAGTGGATCGCGTTGATATTGTCAATGGCGTCCTAAGAATCATTGACTATAAAACTGGAAGCGTATCAAAAGGCAACGTAGGTATTGAAGTGGATGGCTATGAGGCTATCATTACAGACTACCAAAAATCAAAGGCTTTTCAAGTCCTCATGTACGCATATCTATACATGAAGAATAACCCATTGGTCACACTACAAGCTGGTATTATAAGTTTTAAAAACTTTGGTGAAGGTTTTATCTCATTCGGGATTAAGAATGGTCGCAGTTACGAGCCAGTTGTTATTGATCTGGATATCTTGGAGCAATTTGAAATCCAACTTGTCGACCTAATAACCGAACTATTTGATCCAGAAATTCCGTTAAAAGAAAAGGAAGTATGAAAAAGAGTAACATTCAAATACCCGCCGAAAATAATAAAGTAATACTATTGGACTATGAGTTCATTGATGGCGCCTCCAATCTACCTGTGGTAATATTTTGTCATGGGCTCAAAGGATTCAAAGATTGGGGCGCGTGGGATTTGATGGGTTCCGCTTTCGCGAAAGCGAACTACCTATTCATCAAATTCAACTTCTCACACAATGGCGGCACACCTGAAGAGCCCATCGATTTTCCTGATCTAGAAGCTTTTGGAAATAACAATTATAGTCTCGAAGTAAGAGACCTAAAGCGAGTGTTGGACTGGTTAGAAACTTCTGACCTACCAGCAGATCTTTCAAACATCAATCTTATGGGTCATTCCAGAGCTGGCGGAATCACAACCATCACATCAGCAAAAGATCAGCGCATAACTCGATTAATCACCATGGCTGGAGTAGCGGATTATGAAGAGCGATTCCCTACAGGTAAAAAATTAGAGCAATGGAAAAAGGACGGCGTCTATTATGTGAAAAATGGACGCACCCATCAGGACATGCCTTTCTATTACCAGCTATATGAAGACTTTCAGGAAAGCAGGGACGACCTCCACATTTTAAGCGCTGCAGCTCAACTCAGCATCCCTCATTTGATTGTTCATGGAACTTCAGACCCTACGGTTGATGTTCAGGATGCCCATCGATTAAAAAACAAAAGCACGCACAGTCAACTTGCTTTGATACGAGGAGCTGACCACGTTTTTGGAGCATCCCATCCATGGAAATCTGACCTAATGCCTAATGATTTGCGACAGGTGGTGCAGTGTTGCGTTAATTTTTTGAATGCATGTCCTGCCTGAACGGTTTAAAATTTGAGGATCACCATAAACGAAAAAACGCAACCTAACAAGGTTGCGTTCTTCAGTGGAGAATACCGGATTCGAACCGGTCACCTCTTGCCTGCCAGGCAAGCGCTCTAGCCAAATGAGCTAATCCCCCAAAAATTGTGACGGCAAATATACACTTTCCAGCCTTTTCATTGCGATAAATCAAATTCTTAACCAGTAAGTTTGCAGCGTGAAACCTGTCGTCAACATATCTACTAACGATATTCTCAAACTCGCCTTTCCAGCGATTATTGCGGGAATAGCAGAGCCCGTTATCAGCATCACAGATATTGCTATCATAGGCAATATGGAGAACAATAGTGTGGATGCACTGGCAGCAGTAGGACTTGCGGGCGCCTTCTTGAGCACCATTATCTGGACACTCGCACAAACCAAAACCTCTATCTCCAGCATCGTTTCAAATGCTTTGGGAAATAAGTCACTGGAAAAAATCAATGATCTCATCCCACAAGTCATATGGATCAATATAGTATTGGGATTCCTTATTTATGCCATTACTGCTCCGCTCGCGTCCTTCATTTTTGATCTTTACAGCGCACAAGGTGAAGTCCTCAACCTCACGGCTTCCTACTACCAGATACGCGCTTTAGGCTTTCCATTGACGCTCAGTGCTTTTGCAATATTCGGAATATTTAGGGGTCTTCAAAATACAAGTTGGGCGATGATTGCCAGCATCTCTGGTGCGATCGTGAATATTGGATTGGACTATCTTTTGGTTTACGGTGTTGATGGATGGTTTGATGGCTTGGGACTGACCGGCGCCGCCATTGCGAGCCTAGTGGCACAAACAACGATGCTTATCATTGCCTTGTTTTACTTTTTTACCAAAACACCATTCAGGATTTTCATCAATCAGTGGAAACCTCATTTCCTATTGGGTCAACACATCAAACTGACTGCAAACTTTTTCCTGCGCACGCTAGCCATCAACGTGTGCATCTATCTATCCTACCGCTATGCAAATAGTTATGGCGTTGAAGAAGCTGCGACCCACGCCATTCTTATGAACATCTGGCTGTTCTTTTCCTTCTTTATCGATGGTTTTGCAAATGCAGGAAATGCCATAGGCGGCAAACTACTGGGTGCTCGAGATCGTGAATCTCTCAAGTATCTAGCGCTTAAAACAAATACGTTCGGTATAGGTGTTTCCATTGCGCTGGCCTTGATCTGTGCGCTGTTTTACAACTATATAGGTGGCTGGTTTACAGACGATTCACAGGTTGATCTGCTCTTCATCAACACCTTTTTTATCATTCTTCTCATGCAGCCCATCAACGCCGTGGCGTTCGTTTATGACGGTATTTTCAAAGGCTGGGGCGAGGCACCTTACCTGCGCAACCTGCTACTAGTCGTGACCTTAGCTTTTTTCATTCCAGTGCTGCTGGTATTGGATTATTTCGGTTTTGAACTCAAGGCCATCTGGCTGGCATTTTTTGCATGGATGATAGGTAGAGCCGTCTTATTGCACCTAAAATTCAGGAAAAGGCTGGAGAAAATGGTTTGATGATTTTGGGACTTTATGCTTTCGCGAAAGCGAACTAATATCTCATTTTTCACATTTGGACGTTGCCTGCGGCCGCGCTATCCGTTGCAATCTTTTTATGCTGCTCGCGCATCGATAAAAAGGATTTCCACTTCTATCCCTAACGCGACCTCTGTGCTAGACAATTGGTATCTTTGCATCAAACTTACAGGCATGCTTGCTCTACTTCAAGAAGAAAACTGGTTTATCCAACTTTCCCGATTCATGGGTGGCGTTGGGATCTTTCTAGTGATTGGGATTATTCTCATAGTCGTGGTTGTTTACAAGAAATTTTTTAAGAATCGCTAATGGGAAGTGTGCGCATTACTAAGGAGTTCACGTTTGAAACCGGTCATGCCTTATACGGTTATGACGGCAAATGTCGCAATGTTCACGGGCATAGTTATAAGCTGGCGGTGACGGTTATAGGCGAACCCATCATGGATTCTGACAACGTGAAATATGGGATGGTGATCGATTTTGGCGATTTGAAGAAAATAGTCAAAGAGGAAATTGTGGATCCATTTGATCACGCGACCGTTTTCAATAAGAACTCGCCACATGTGGAACTCGCCAAAGAACTTGAATCCCGCGGTCACGAAGTCATCCTAGCCGATTACCAACCTACCAGCGAAATGATGATTCAGGACTTCGCAAAAAAAATAGGCGACCGCTTACCTAAAAACATCAAACTATTCTCCCTACGACTACGCGAGACCGAAACCAGCTATGCAGAATGGTTTGCGAGTGATAATAATTAGTGGAGTTAGGAGTTAGGAGTTAGGAGTTAGGAAAATGCTTATTCCAATCCGATCTAGCGCTATATCTAAGCGAGAAATCAATTTTTTATCTCTAAAATTTCGCAGAAATAAGTCTGGTAGCCGGACTTTGAAAAGACTGTACACCTTTGATTTACCAATAGTTGACCTTGCTTATTTAAAAAATAAATTTTTTAATAATTCAACAATTGGCAATTTTGGAACTTGGACTCTGAACTCTGAACTCTGAACTCTGAACTCAAAAATTAACGATTAACTCATAATCCAATCCCGCGGGTTCTCCAACACCTCAACTAATTCGGCTTCTTTGGATCCAGGTTCTGGATGATGGTCGTATTTCCATTGGACTATTGGTGGTAGACTCATTAATATACTCTCAATACGTCCATTAGTCCTCAAGCCGAATAGCGTTCCCTTATCATGAACAAGGTTGAACTCTACGTAGCGACCGCGGCGTATTTCTTGCCATTCTATGTTTTCTGTAGAAAATGGTAGATCCTTTCTTTTGTTTACAATTGGTACATAAGCATCTAGGAAATGGGAAGCCATATCCTTCTGGAATTCTAGCCAGTCTGCCATAGAGTGATTTTCATCTGCACGGCAATAGTCGTAGAAAAGACCACCTATGCCTCGCGCTTCATTCCTGTGCGCGTTATGAAAGTAGGTATCGCATCTTTCCTTGAAATTTTGATAATCTGCAACATCATGTCTATCACAGGCATCCTTACAAACCTGATGGAAATGTCGAGCATCTTCTTCAAAAAGATAATACGGCGTTAGATCCAGACCACCACCAAACCAACAGTCGACAAGTGATCCAGTTTTATCATACATTTCAAAATACCTGAAGTTGGCATGGACGGTAGGTACCATTGGGTTGACTGGATGAATCACGAGACTGATTCCAGTTGCATAGAAATCGGCATCCTGAACGTTGAAATACTTTTGCATGGCCAGCGGCAAAGCTCCATGGACCGCACTAATGTTCACACCACCTTTTGCAAAAACATCGCCATCCTGAATAATTCGGGAAAAACCGCCGCCACCTTCCTCACGATGCCATTCGTCTTCTTGGAATTTGGAGTTGCCGTCCAGACTTTCGAGTTTAGATGTAATGATGTTTTGGAGTTCTTTGATAAAAGAAAAGAAAGCGTCTTTTTGGGAATCCATAAGGTTAAAGTCTACTTACAAAGGTACTTTATATAGCAGCGTCAATCGAAGAGTCTGAAAGCAATTTTTGACCGCGTAGCAACTCTAAAGTGGTTTTGCTGGCAGCGGTAACGGATACCGGCAGCACCAAAATAATTCCCACAATAGGTATCAATAACATGGCATTGAAAACAATCCCGTTACCTATAGCGCAACCACGATGGCTTTTTACAAAATCAATGCTTTGGCGGTATTTGTAGTGACGTTCCAGCGTGTAGTCCATATTCCCAAATCCAGCATAATAGGATTGTACCAAAAATCCGATCACCCAGAATAGAATCCCAACTACTGGAATTAGACTTAATATCAATAACGGTATGGTAAGCAGCAATTCAAAAAACAAATTGCGCACGTTAATGCGTATGCCGCGAGAAAGTTGAGAGGCATTTGAGGTGTTTCTGTGAGTGATGGCCTCGTGAATTTCTGGATACAAATGCTTTTCAATCTTTTCAGATACCGGAGACATGAATGGTGCGCTCAACGCCATTACAAAGTGTTTATACACCAGCAATCCTAATATGACTATAATGATAGCGCTAAGAACTTCCGCGAAAGCGAAAAAAGTCTCTGCTCCAGTTTCCCAGACCCAAAGCCTAGTCAGTGGTCCGGCAAGATTGTCTGACAATCCGTAGGCTGCAAAACCTATGGTGATAGCAAACAATATACTGATCGCCATGGGAACCATGAAATATTTCCACAAGCCCAGTTGCGACATTAATTTGAAGCTACCAGCGTAATCTTTTAAGGCTTTTAAAATGTTTTTGATCATAACTATACGGCTATATCTTCTTCAATAACGTGGCCGTTATCAATATAGGTTTTACTTATGGCAAGCCCAAATGTCAATACGCCCAACCTACCAATAAACATCAAACAAATAATTACGATTTTACCGAACATCGTCAAACTTCCCGTAATTCCCATCGATAAGCCGACTGTTCCCAAGGCAGATAATACTTCAAATGAGATCATTTCCAAAGAGATGGTTTCAGAAAATGTCAGGAGAAAAATACCTGCAAAACTGAGCATGAAATAGAAGATAAAAGTGGATACAGCTACACTAACGCGCTCATCAGGAATTTGTCTGTTGAAGAACATCACTTCTACCGAGTTTTTTAATTTACTGCGCAAATAGGCCACCGTGGCGACAAAAGTGGTGATCTTCAAACCACCAGAGGTTCCTGATGGTG
Protein-coding sequences here:
- a CDS encoding alpha/beta hydrolase family protein, which gives rise to MKKSNIQIPAENNKVILLDYEFIDGASNLPVVIFCHGLKGFKDWGAWDLMGSAFAKANYLFIKFNFSHNGGTPEEPIDFPDLEAFGNNNYSLEVRDLKRVLDWLETSDLPADLSNINLMGHSRAGGITTITSAKDQRITRLITMAGVADYEERFPTGKKLEQWKKDGVYYVKNGRTHQDMPFYYQLYEDFQESRDDLHILSAAAQLSIPHLIVHGTSDPTVDVQDAHRLKNKSTHSQLALIRGADHVFGASHPWKSDLMPNDLRQVVQCCVNFLNACPA
- a CDS encoding MATE family efflux transporter, with the protein product MKPVVNISTNDILKLAFPAIIAGIAEPVISITDIAIIGNMENNSVDALAAVGLAGAFLSTIIWTLAQTKTSISSIVSNALGNKSLEKINDLIPQVIWINIVLGFLIYAITAPLASFIFDLYSAQGEVLNLTASYYQIRALGFPLTLSAFAIFGIFRGLQNTSWAMIASISGAIVNIGLDYLLVYGVDGWFDGLGLTGAAIASLVAQTTMLIIALFYFFTKTPFRIFINQWKPHFLLGQHIKLTANFFLRTLAINVCIYLSYRYANSYGVEEAATHAILMNIWLFFSFFIDGFANAGNAIGGKLLGARDRESLKYLALKTNTFGIGVSIALALICALFYNYIGGWFTDDSQVDLLFINTFFIILLMQPINAVAFVYDGIFKGWGEAPYLRNLLLVVTLAFFIPVLLVLDYFGFELKAIWLAFFAWMIGRAVLLHLKFRKRLEKMV
- the hemF gene encoding oxygen-dependent coproporphyrinogen oxidase, with the translated sequence MDSQKDAFFSFIKELQNIITSKLESLDGNSKFQEDEWHREEGGGGFSRIIQDGDVFAKGGVNISAVHGALPLAMQKYFNVQDADFYATGISLVIHPVNPMVPTVHANFRYFEMYDKTGSLVDCWFGGGLDLTPYYLFEEDARHFHQVCKDACDRHDVADYQNFKERCDTYFHNAHRNEARGIGGLFYDYCRADENHSMADWLEFQKDMASHFLDAYVPIVNKRKDLPFSTENIEWQEIRRGRYVEFNLVHDKGTLFGLRTNGRIESILMSLPPIVQWKYDHHPEPGSKEAELVEVLENPRDWIMS
- a CDS encoding PD-(D/E)XK nuclease family protein; its protein translation is MQETFIGKTLDSLVSKGFHLDELSYIVPSRRVGVFLNKEISQRYNKPILAPVTLSIEDYIQELSGLHILSDLDTLPYFYQAYCNIEPIEKRDSFDAFIGWAPTILKDFNEVDRYLVDPEQFFEYLGNYKALDTDRHWSLEANPTQMVTQYLDFWKKLFLYYKALHKVLEQNEVAYQGMAYQIAFAKANSSKSISKPKNPLVFLGLNALNTAESKIIQQLLENDGAVIYWDTDSYFLENSYHEAGKFIRNHQEEWKYYQDRKIDIIGSGYRQSKSIEIISATGNLGMVQAARKYLTKISEEDLLDTAVILADEQLLLPLLNALPDNIDAFNVTMGLSLDQLPISSFFMDLFQLHKESTDGTFYYKNVTKLLESSIVNLIAPDESIKALQQIREHNLIQIKPNDFTGRTFPFLNSVLLNIKQPNEIVELSNKLLKQLKDVLIKKRDSRLELEQLLGMTEVIDELSDLIRDNSSIKDLRTLEYLLRQLLPLKKLDFIGEPVQGLQIMGLLETRALDFKNILMLSVNEGTLPAGKSFGSYIPHEMKRAFDLPTYTEKDSIYAYHFYRLLHRCENATFIYNAESDTLGGGEKSRFLLQLERDENIQHKLTHTSYYHKINAVTNELLEIKKELIYFDRLIEIASKGFSPSALTSYVRNPIDFFSSKILRISDLEDVEEDIALNTMGSIIHEALDKLYQPYQNKILITEDYKKIESQIKTELDLAYASCYTSASNPLGKNKIIYEVSHHYIKKMIAFDKKTVQQSDEFIIKSVEQDLSTIVKVPNIGNVKFHGKVDRVDIVNGVLRIIDYKTGSVSKGNVGIEVDGYEAIITDYQKSKAFQVLMYAYLYMKNNPLVTLQAGIISFKNFGEGFISFGIKNGRSYEPVVIDLDILEQFEIQLVDLITELFDPEIPLKEKEV
- a CDS encoding 6-pyruvoyl trahydropterin synthase family protein; translation: MGSVRITKEFTFETGHALYGYDGKCRNVHGHSYKLAVTVIGEPIMDSDNVKYGMVIDFGDLKKIVKEEIVDPFDHATVFNKNSPHVELAKELESRGHEVILADYQPTSEMMIQDFAKKIGDRLPKNIKLFSLRLRETETSYAEWFASDNN